A single region of the Gemmatimonas sp. UBA7669 genome encodes:
- the istA gene encoding IS21 family transposase — protein MYSWETLVLLRHLLESGQPKAAIARELGISRRLVYHLIRTGQVDREFAVEAPRQRRQNPGKLAPFVPLIHERLTAFPALSATRLLAECRAAGYTGGYSQLTALVRQVRPREEPEPLVRFETEPGVQAQFDFAEFRFPWGKRYAVLVVLGYSRLLYVEWVARQTAWTVMQALERAFAFFGGVPLEVLFDQLKAVIVEDHRGTGGRLLENAEFARFAAHWGFRIRACQPYRAQTKGKVERPVRYLRENFVYGREFLGDGDLAAQTLPWLESVANVRVHGTTREQPLVRFQRDEQATLQPLAPRPYRSLVLEPTPPVRSTTVVATPVSVERRRLTAYADLIAEAV, from the coding sequence GTGTACAGCTGGGAGACCCTGGTGTTACTCAGGCATTTGTTGGAGTCCGGGCAGCCCAAAGCGGCCATTGCCCGAGAGTTGGGGATCAGTCGCCGACTGGTCTATCACCTGATCAGGACGGGTCAGGTAGATCGGGAGTTCGCGGTGGAGGCGCCGCGGCAGCGTCGGCAGAACCCGGGCAAGCTGGCCCCGTTTGTCCCGCTGATTCACGAGCGGCTGACGGCGTTTCCCGCGCTGTCGGCGACGCGCTTGTTGGCCGAGTGTCGGGCGGCCGGCTACACGGGCGGCTACTCGCAGCTGACCGCGTTGGTACGGCAGGTGCGCCCCCGCGAAGAGCCCGAGCCGCTCGTTCGGTTCGAGACCGAGCCGGGCGTGCAGGCGCAGTTCGACTTCGCCGAGTTTCGATTTCCGTGGGGGAAGCGGTACGCCGTGCTGGTGGTGCTCGGCTATTCGCGATTGCTCTACGTCGAGTGGGTGGCGCGGCAGACCGCGTGGACCGTGATGCAAGCGCTGGAGCGGGCGTTCGCGTTCTTTGGCGGCGTGCCCCTCGAAGTGCTGTTCGATCAGCTGAAAGCCGTCATTGTCGAGGATCATCGCGGTACCGGCGGCCGGCTGCTCGAAAACGCGGAGTTCGCGCGCTTCGCGGCGCACTGGGGCTTTCGCATTCGCGCGTGTCAGCCGTATCGCGCCCAAACGAAAGGCAAAGTGGAGCGGCCGGTGCGCTACCTGCGCGAGAATTTCGTGTACGGCCGCGAGTTTCTGGGCGACGGGGATCTTGCTGCGCAGACGCTCCCGTGGCTCGAGAGCGTCGCGAATGTGCGCGTGCATGGGACGACGCGCGAACAGCCCCTGGTGCGCTTCCAGCGCGACGAGCAGGCCACGCTGCAGCCGCTCGCGCCGCGGCCGTATCGCTCGCTCGTGCTCGAGCCCACGCCGCCCGTGCGCAGCACGACCGTCGTGGCCACGCCCGTGAGCGTGGAGCGGCGTCGGCTCACCGCGTACGCCGACCTGATCGCGGAGGCCGTCTGA
- a CDS encoding tyrosine-type recombinase/integrase yields MHHLHQSVVQRAVGEAARRAGLNQRVGCHTLRHSFATHLLESGYDIRTVQELLGHKDVKTTMLYTHVLNRGGRGVRSPLDSVLGRNVAASDGGASPALSRAAPAIPR; encoded by the coding sequence ATTCACCACCTGCACCAGTCGGTGGTGCAGCGGGCGGTGGGCGAGGCCGCGCGTCGGGCAGGCCTCAATCAGCGTGTGGGTTGCCACACCCTGCGTCATTCATTTGCCACCCATTTGCTCGAGTCGGGTTACGACATCCGCACGGTGCAGGAACTGCTGGGGCACAAGGACGTGAAGACCACCATGCTCTACACCCACGTTCTCAACCGGGGCGGGCGGGGAGTGCGCAGCCCACTGGATTCGGTGCTGGGACGAAACGTGGCCGCGAGCGATGGGGGTGCCTCTCCGGCTCTCTCTCGCGCCGCCCCCGCTATACCGCGATAA
- a CDS encoding tyrosine-type recombinase/integrase: MSRFLLSRSPLLFLYRDVLERPLPSLPTLEAAPRPTVLPNVLPPEGVMRVLTKMQGVTRLMTQVMYGSGLRLMECCTLRCQDLRLDRREILVRNTKGGRHRITMIPDALIGPLGQQMESARRTMGRLAAAGGGYVELPHAFGIKSPRSSHHWVWMWLFPAAR; the protein is encoded by the coding sequence ATGTCCCGTTTTCTGTTGTCCAGGTCGCCGCTGCTTTTCCTGTATCGCGACGTGTTGGAGCGGCCACTGCCGAGCCTGCCAACACTGGAAGCGGCGCCTCGGCCTACGGTGTTGCCCAATGTGCTTCCGCCCGAGGGCGTGATGCGGGTGCTGACGAAGATGCAGGGAGTGACGCGCCTTATGACGCAGGTGATGTACGGATCCGGGCTCCGCTTGATGGAGTGCTGTACCCTGCGATGTCAGGACCTGCGTCTCGACCGGCGCGAGATACTGGTGCGCAACACCAAGGGTGGTCGGCATCGCATCACCATGATTCCCGACGCGCTGATTGGGCCCCTGGGCCAGCAGATGGAAAGTGCGCGACGCACGATGGGCCGGCTGGCGGCGGCTGGCGGCGGGTATGTGGAGTTGCCGCATGCGTTCGGGATAAAGTCGCCGCGGTCGTCACATCACTGGGTGTGGATGTGGCTCTTTCCGGCCGCGCGGTAG
- a CDS encoding DEAD/DEAH box helicase, with product MNTSDAGTTPESVVSESVGTFAAIGVDPRIAQALTALGYEEPTPVQRASIPPLLEGRDVLAQAATGTGKTAAFSLPLLTRVGNGHRSEGGPSVLILVPTRELAMQVAEAVHRYGKPLGLNALAVYGGASMDLQVRALRRGVDTVIATPGRALDHIKRGTLQLATLRAVVLDEADEMLDMGFADELEAILQATPSTKQTALFSATLPPRIAGIARTYLQNPVHVTVEREVVAEGETARVRQVAYIVPRAHKMPALARVLDIEQPTSAIVFCRTRTEVDELSETLTGRGLRAESLHGGLSQDQRDRVMQKFRAKKVDLLIATDVAARGLDVKHVSHVVNFDVPADAETYVHRIGRTGRAGREGVAITLAEPREHRLLRNIERQTSQRIEMAQVPTVADLRAHRTELVKATLREALLEGGLDAHRGMVESLAAEFDIMDIAAAAVKLVAARDEGEEAEIPAVAPRSERPSGDRYADRGGDSRSFDRGSSRGPSRGREGGRESGGRSRREPGFAAAKLWIGAGRKLKIRPGDLVGAIANEAGLDASNIGSIQIADNFSTVEVPEAAAEDVIAALKRSKIKGLKVQVRRDRMGR from the coding sequence ATGAACACATCAGACGCGGGCACGACGCCCGAGAGCGTCGTTTCCGAGTCGGTCGGCACGTTTGCCGCGATCGGGGTAGATCCGCGCATTGCCCAGGCGCTGACGGCGCTGGGATACGAAGAGCCCACGCCGGTCCAGCGGGCGTCCATTCCCCCGCTGCTTGAAGGGCGCGACGTGCTGGCCCAGGCGGCCACGGGTACGGGCAAGACGGCCGCCTTTTCCCTGCCGCTGCTGACGCGGGTGGGCAACGGACATCGCAGCGAGGGCGGGCCCTCGGTGCTCATTCTGGTCCCCACGCGCGAGCTGGCCATGCAGGTGGCCGAGGCGGTGCATCGCTACGGCAAGCCGCTGGGGCTCAACGCGTTGGCCGTGTATGGCGGTGCCAGCATGGACCTGCAGGTGCGGGCCCTGCGCCGCGGGGTGGATACCGTGATTGCCACGCCGGGTCGTGCGCTCGACCACATCAAGCGTGGCACGCTGCAGCTGGCCACACTGCGTGCGGTGGTGCTGGACGAAGCCGACGAAATGCTGGACATGGGTTTTGCCGACGAGCTCGAGGCCATTCTGCAGGCCACGCCGAGCACCAAGCAGACCGCCCTGTTCAGTGCCACGCTGCCGCCGCGCATCGCGGGCATTGCGCGCACCTATCTGCAGAACCCCGTGCACGTCACGGTGGAGCGCGAGGTGGTGGCCGAGGGTGAGACGGCGCGTGTGCGTCAGGTGGCCTACATCGTGCCGCGTGCGCACAAGATGCCGGCGCTGGCTCGTGTGCTGGACATCGAGCAGCCCACGAGTGCCATCGTGTTCTGCCGCACGCGCACCGAAGTGGACGAGTTGAGCGAGACGCTCACCGGTCGCGGTCTGCGTGCTGAGTCGCTGCATGGTGGCTTGTCGCAGGACCAGCGTGACCGTGTGATGCAGAAGTTCCGCGCCAAGAAGGTGGACCTGCTCATTGCCACCGACGTGGCGGCGCGTGGTCTCGACGTGAAGCATGTCAGTCACGTCGTCAACTTCGACGTGCCGGCCGACGCGGAAACCTATGTGCATCGCATCGGGCGCACGGGTCGTGCGGGCCGTGAGGGTGTGGCCATTACCCTGGCCGAGCCGCGTGAGCATCGATTGCTGCGCAACATCGAGCGGCAGACCAGTCAGCGTATCGAGATGGCGCAGGTGCCCACGGTGGCGGACCTGCGCGCGCATCGCACCGAGCTGGTGAAGGCCACCTTGCGTGAGGCCCTGCTGGAAGGTGGACTCGACGCGCATCGTGGCATGGTGGAGAGTCTGGCGGCCGAGTTCGACATCATGGACATCGCGGCGGCGGCGGTGAAGCTGGTGGCCGCGCGTGATGAGGGTGAGGAGGCCGAGATTCCGGCGGTGGCGCCGCGCAGCGAGCGTCCCAGTGGTGATCGCTACGCCGATCGGGGCGGTGATTCACGCTCGTTCGATCGTGGGTCGTCGCGTGGTCCGTCGCGCGGTCGCGAGGGTGGCCGTGAGAGCGGCGGCCGTTCGCGTCGTGAGCCCGGTTTTGCCGCGGCCAAGTTGTGGATTGGTGCGGGCCGCAAGCTCAAGATCCGTCCGGGCGATCTGGTGGGTGCGATTGCCAACGAGGCGGGTTTGGACGCAAGCAACATCGGGTCCATCCAGATTGCCGACAACTTCAGCACGGTGGAAGTGCCTGAGGCCGCGGCGGAGGACGTGATTGCCGCGCTCAAGCGCAGCAAGATCAAGGGTCTCAAGGTGCAGGTGCGCCGGGATCGGATGGGGCGCTGA
- a CDS encoding SET domain-containing protein encodes MGPHRDTTTPPPEGAPSSDFPFEIRPSAIQGLGAFATRAIPAGTRLIEYAGERLTPAEAEARYPDTPEQRHHTFLFAIDDEVVVDASVNGNEARFLNHSCAPNCDVVVDAQRLWIETIHDIEVGEELVYDYAFILPERHTPAAKKRYPCHCGAITCRGTMLARKR; translated from the coding sequence ATGGGCCCGCACCGTGACACCACAACCCCGCCCCCAGAGGGCGCGCCTTCCTCCGATTTCCCCTTCGAAATCCGCCCCAGCGCCATTCAGGGTCTGGGCGCCTTTGCCACTCGCGCCATTCCCGCCGGCACCCGACTCATTGAATACGCCGGCGAGCGCCTCACGCCCGCCGAGGCCGAGGCCCGCTACCCGGACACCCCCGAGCAGCGGCACCACACCTTTCTTTTTGCCATTGATGACGAGGTGGTGGTGGACGCCTCGGTGAACGGCAACGAGGCGCGTTTTCTCAATCACTCCTGCGCCCCCAATTGCGACGTGGTGGTAGACGCGCAGCGGCTCTGGATTGAGACCATTCACGACATCGAGGTGGGCGAGGAGCTGGTCTACGACTACGCCTTCATCCTGCCCGAGCGCCACACGCCGGCCGCCAAGAAGCGCTACCCCTGCCACTGCGGCGCCATTACCTGCCGTGGCACCATGCTGGCCAGGAAGCGCTGA
- a CDS encoding ECF-type sigma factor, with translation MSTSSLDETEVTQLLQAAADGDPALLDRLARAVYGQLHRVAANALRHEGDGHTLQTTVLVHEAFLRLTRQSEVSWQNRSQFYRLAAQVIRRLLIDHARRRRALKRQAPPPPDTLTGFEDQDERLDLLDEALANLARHDARAAQVVELRFFGGLSMEEVSTTLDVSLSTAKRDWRYAQAFLRRALDSAA, from the coding sequence ATGTCGACCAGCTCCCTCGACGAGACAGAGGTCACGCAGCTCCTGCAGGCGGCGGCCGACGGCGACCCTGCCCTGCTCGACCGGCTCGCACGCGCCGTGTACGGACAACTGCACCGCGTGGCCGCCAATGCGCTGCGGCATGAGGGCGACGGGCACACGCTGCAAACCACGGTACTCGTGCACGAGGCCTTCCTGCGCCTCACGCGCCAGTCGGAGGTGAGCTGGCAGAACCGCTCGCAGTTCTATCGGCTCGCGGCGCAAGTCATCAGACGATTGCTCATCGACCACGCGCGCCGGCGTCGTGCCCTCAAGCGTCAGGCCCCGCCACCACCTGACACGCTCACCGGCTTCGAGGACCAGGACGAGCGGCTCGACCTACTGGACGAAGCACTCGCCAATCTCGCCAGACACGATGCCCGCGCAGCGCAGGTGGTGGAGCTGCGCTTCTTCGGAGGACTGAGCATGGAGGAGGTATCCACCACACTCGATGTGTCGCTGTCCACGGCCAAGCGCGACTGGCGTTACGCGCAGGCCTTTCTCCGGCGCGCCCTGGACAGTGCGGCATGA
- a CDS encoding serine/threonine-protein kinase produces MSTADSTDRDAERLRLVRALFDEADALPANERSRWLDARTAHDPALRRDVQELLALATDDDALGTPWQISPPQGMARIESDDDLIGRSVGPYRITRLIGRGGMGAVFEAERNDAQFRMRVALKLLRRDAGSALAVQRFRYERQILASLRHPNIAALLDGGLTDDGQPYIVMEYVDGVPITQHVQRAALDTRARVRLMLGVCAAVAHAHGRLVVHRDLKPGNILVSTDGIVRLLDFGIARLLREADDLDALPPTEANLRALTPDYASPEQFLGEPPQLTTDVYALGVVLYELLTDTRPYTLRGKPWAEQLELVTQRSVAPPSRAVLAQAAPDALRARALRGDLDAIVLKALEKSPRDRYATVQQLAADLTAWLDGKRVAARLPSRAERVWRVLRRRPFETAAASIALLALLGAAWWSTLAARDARREQQRTAAVNTFLQDMLASADPDIGGRALSVRSTLDAAARRLRTSEVAPDIAGDLHLTLANAYYALGEWATADSQALDALALRQRTLGAAHPRTAEVLALRGNIAEALGEVPRGVTLLDSAVRMLRQHTPRDERRLADAMGNLARLLDGNGDVARAEQLAQEELALRRSSRDSATRAGVPLALSNLAIWRVYQVKLAEAESLQRVALSDSSLRGATQRPRYAEFERGLASILEERGQYAAADSLMRHALPILEASLGPEHTTYLRARANAVRLRVRSGDYRGALEVAQPVVQAIGTVLPATDPTSASVLQFVAAAHDSLGQYAEGEAALRRAWELRRQGMPAGHWAVASAEATVGAHLLLVRRYAEAERLLRRGYEGVVATHGASAPYSVAIARRLVLLFEATGREREAAEWKARSGAR; encoded by the coding sequence ATGAGCACGGCGGACTCCACGGACCGCGACGCCGAGCGCCTGCGCCTGGTGCGCGCGCTCTTTGACGAAGCCGACGCCCTGCCCGCAAACGAGCGCAGCCGCTGGCTGGACGCGCGCACCGCGCACGATCCGGCGCTTCGGCGCGACGTGCAGGAGCTGCTGGCCCTCGCCACCGATGATGATGCGCTGGGCACGCCCTGGCAGATCTCCCCGCCGCAGGGCATGGCGCGCATCGAGTCGGACGACGACCTGATCGGCCGCAGCGTGGGACCGTATCGCATCACGCGCCTCATTGGCCGCGGCGGCATGGGCGCCGTGTTCGAAGCCGAGCGCAACGATGCGCAGTTCCGCATGCGTGTGGCCCTCAAGTTGCTGCGGCGCGACGCCGGGTCGGCGCTGGCCGTGCAGCGCTTTCGCTACGAACGGCAGATTCTTGCTTCACTGCGGCACCCCAACATTGCCGCATTGCTCGATGGTGGTCTCACTGACGACGGGCAGCCCTACATCGTGATGGAGTACGTGGACGGTGTGCCCATCACCCAACATGTGCAGCGCGCCGCGCTCGATACACGCGCCCGTGTGCGCCTCATGCTGGGCGTGTGCGCGGCCGTCGCGCACGCGCACGGGCGCCTGGTGGTGCACCGTGATCTCAAGCCCGGCAACATCCTCGTCTCCACTGACGGCATTGTGCGGCTGCTGGACTTCGGCATCGCGCGCCTGCTGCGCGAGGCCGACGACCTCGACGCGTTGCCGCCCACGGAGGCCAACCTGCGCGCGCTCACGCCCGACTACGCGAGCCCCGAGCAGTTTCTGGGCGAGCCCCCGCAATTGACCACCGATGTTTATGCCTTGGGTGTGGTGCTGTACGAATTGCTGACGGACACACGCCCGTACACGCTGCGTGGCAAGCCCTGGGCCGAACAGCTCGAGCTGGTCACGCAGCGCAGCGTCGCGCCACCGTCACGCGCGGTCCTCGCGCAGGCCGCGCCCGATGCGCTGCGGGCCCGCGCACTCCGGGGCGACCTCGATGCCATCGTGCTCAAGGCTCTCGAGAAGTCACCGCGCGATCGCTATGCCACCGTGCAGCAGTTGGCCGCGGATCTCACCGCCTGGCTGGACGGCAAGCGCGTGGCGGCGCGCCTGCCCTCGCGCGCCGAGCGGGTGTGGCGTGTGTTGCGTCGCCGGCCATTTGAAACAGCCGCCGCCAGCATTGCGCTGCTCGCCCTGCTTGGCGCCGCCTGGTGGTCTACACTGGCCGCACGGGATGCGCGTCGCGAGCAGCAGCGCACCGCCGCGGTGAATACCTTTCTGCAGGACATGCTGGCTTCGGCCGACCCGGACATCGGCGGACGCGCGCTGAGCGTGCGCAGTACACTCGACGCCGCCGCGCGGCGGCTGCGTACGAGTGAGGTAGCCCCGGACATTGCCGGCGACCTTCATCTCACGCTGGCCAATGCCTACTACGCTCTGGGCGAGTGGGCCACGGCCGACAGCCAGGCGCTCGATGCATTGGCACTCCGGCAACGCACGCTAGGCGCTGCACACCCGCGCACAGCCGAGGTGCTGGCGCTGCGCGGCAACATTGCCGAAGCGCTGGGTGAGGTGCCGCGCGGCGTGACCCTGCTGGACAGTGCGGTACGCATGCTGCGGCAGCACACGCCGCGTGATGAACGTCGTCTGGCCGATGCCATGGGCAATCTCGCACGATTGCTCGATGGCAACGGCGATGTCGCGCGTGCCGAACAACTCGCACAGGAAGAGCTGGCGCTCAGGCGTAGCAGTCGCGACTCGGCCACGCGTGCCGGTGTGCCACTTGCGCTGTCCAATCTGGCCATCTGGCGTGTGTACCAGGTCAAGCTGGCCGAGGCCGAATCGTTGCAGCGCGTGGCGTTGTCGGACAGTTCGCTGCGCGGCGCGACACAGCGCCCACGGTATGCCGAGTTCGAACGGGGCCTCGCCAGCATTCTTGAAGAGCGTGGTCAGTATGCGGCAGCGGACTCGCTCATGCGTCACGCGCTACCCATCCTCGAGGCCTCGCTGGGGCCGGAGCACACCACCTACCTGCGCGCGCGGGCGAATGCGGTGCGCTTGCGGGTGCGCAGCGGCGACTACCGCGGAGCGCTCGAGGTGGCACAGCCCGTGGTGCAGGCCATTGGCACGGTGCTGCCGGCAACCGACCCGACATCGGCGTCGGTGCTGCAGTTTGTGGCCGCTGCCCACGATTCGCTGGGGCAGTACGCGGAGGGCGAGGCCGCGCTGCGTCGCGCCTGGGAGCTGCGCCGTCAGGGCATGCCGGCGGGTCATTGGGCGGTGGCCAGTGCCGAAGCAACGGTGGGCGCGCATCTGCTTTTGGTGCGGCGCTACGCCGAGGCCGAGCGTTTGCTGCGGCGGGGCTACGAGGGTGTGGTGGCCACACACGGCGCGTCGGCGCCCTATTCGGTGGCCATTGCGCGCCGGCTGGTACTGCTCTTCGAGGCCACGGGGCGTGAGCGCGAAGCGGCGGAGTGGAAAGCGCGCAGCGGAGCACGCTGA
- a CDS encoding FHA domain-containing protein, translating to MQELRLVHLQGPRRGAVDCVQLDSGGTALIGRSESAIVAFDDDTPRMVSRRHALLWLASDSPLSWHLFDLASTAGTRVNGQPVQLRVLTHGDEIMLGADGPLLRVELPH from the coding sequence ATGCAAGAACTCCGTCTGGTGCACCTGCAGGGCCCGCGACGTGGCGCGGTGGACTGTGTGCAGCTCGACAGCGGCGGCACCGCACTCATCGGGCGCAGCGAGTCAGCCATCGTGGCCTTTGACGACGACACGCCGCGCATGGTGAGTCGCCGGCACGCGCTGCTGTGGCTGGCCAGTGATTCGCCGCTTTCGTGGCACCTGTTTGATCTCGCGTCCACCGCGGGCACACGCGTGAACGGTCAGCCCGTGCAGTTACGCGTGCTCACCCATGGTGATGAAATCATGCTGGGCGCCGACGGTCCGCTGCTTCGGGTTGAGCTACCGCACTGA
- a CDS encoding GNAT family N-acetyltransferase has protein sequence MSQTEFAPLVHIRAGTEQDAELLAPFARRVFDATFAADNDPVALGAYMDGAFNVARQREELGNPACTVLLAYMHDTLAAWALLRDDVAPPNDSPVPGARPLYLNRFYVDHAWHGRGVAVALMAAVHEATRARGYDALWLSTWERNTRAIRFYEREGFTVVGTTWFQLGEELQRDYVLGRTLD, from the coding sequence ATGTCGCAGACTGAGTTCGCGCCGCTGGTGCACATTCGTGCCGGCACCGAGCAGGATGCCGAACTGCTGGCGCCGTTTGCGCGGCGCGTGTTCGACGCCACCTTTGCCGCCGACAACGACCCGGTGGCACTGGGCGCGTACATGGACGGCGCCTTCAACGTGGCGCGTCAGCGCGAGGAGTTGGGCAATCCGGCGTGCACCGTGCTGCTGGCGTACATGCATGACACGCTGGCTGCCTGGGCCCTGCTGCGCGATGACGTGGCGCCGCCCAATGACAGCCCCGTGCCCGGTGCGCGTCCGCTGTATCTCAATCGCTTCTATGTCGACCACGCCTGGCACGGCCGCGGCGTAGCGGTGGCACTCATGGCAGCTGTGCACGAGGCCACGCGCGCGCGTGGGTACGATGCCCTGTGGCTGAGCACCTGGGAGCGCAACACACGCGCCATCCGCTTCTACGAGCGCGAGGGCTTTACCGTTGTGGGCACGACCTGGTTTCAGCTGGGGGAAGAGCTGCAGCGCGACTACGTGCTGGGGCGCACGCTCGACTGA
- a CDS encoding sulfite oxidase, which produces MSENPSLNVVRAHPLCAETPPAVLTLPYTPAASVYVRSNFPTPALDASHRVTVRGAVQNAREFVVAEFADWPQHELLVTMECAGNWRLGMEPVPEGEPWSWGAVSTTRWRGVRLADVLARVGVQPDVVEVVAVGADSGPRDDATEPGAVTFARALPIEVAMHPDTLLATHMDGQPLTPDHGAPLRLVVPGWYGMASVKWVAALELVTAPFTGYFQRQRYVYRTSNGVEPVTRARVKSFVVSPAPNARCDAEVMLRGWAWSGYAPIAEVSVQVGDGPWLTAALAPSASDYAWTEFTLSLSLPRGTVTLRTRARDSVGNVQPEQAEWNDLGYGNNAIRSFTLHVAD; this is translated from the coding sequence GTGAGTGAGAACCCGTCGCTGAACGTGGTGCGCGCGCATCCACTCTGTGCAGAAACACCGCCGGCGGTGCTGACACTGCCCTACACGCCAGCCGCCAGCGTGTATGTGCGCAGCAACTTTCCCACGCCCGCCCTCGATGCCTCGCATCGCGTGACGGTACGTGGCGCCGTGCAGAACGCACGCGAGTTTGTCGTGGCGGAGTTTGCCGACTGGCCGCAGCACGAATTGCTCGTCACCATGGAGTGTGCGGGCAACTGGCGACTGGGCATGGAGCCGGTGCCAGAAGGGGAGCCCTGGAGCTGGGGCGCCGTGAGCACCACCCGCTGGCGCGGTGTGCGACTGGCCGATGTGCTGGCAAGAGTCGGCGTGCAGCCGGATGTGGTGGAGGTAGTGGCCGTTGGTGCCGACAGTGGCCCGCGTGATGATGCCACCGAGCCCGGCGCGGTGACGTTTGCGCGTGCGCTGCCCATTGAAGTGGCCATGCACCCCGACACGCTGCTGGCCACGCACATGGATGGACAGCCGCTCACGCCCGATCACGGGGCGCCGCTGCGCCTGGTCGTGCCAGGCTGGTATGGCATGGCCAGTGTGAAGTGGGTGGCGGCGCTGGAGCTGGTCACCGCACCGTTCACGGGATACTTCCAGCGTCAGCGCTATGTGTACCGCACCAGCAACGGTGTGGAACCGGTTACGCGCGCGCGCGTCAAGAGTTTTGTGGTGTCGCCGGCGCCCAACGCCCGCTGCGATGCCGAGGTGATGTTGCGTGGGTGGGCGTGGTCGGGTTATGCGCCCATTGCCGAGGTGTCTGTGCAGGTTGGCGACGGTCCCTGGCTGACGGCTGCACTTGCACCGTCCGCGTCGGACTATGCGTGGACCGAGTTCACCTTGTCGCTGTCACTGCCTAGGGGTACGGTCACGCTGCGCACGCGTGCGCGCGACAGCGTAGGCAACGTGCAGCCCGAGCAGGCCGAGTGGAACGACCTGGGCTACGGCAACAACGCCATCCGGTCCTTCACGCTGCATGTCGCAGACTGA
- a CDS encoding patatin-like phospholipase family protein, translated as MRLLPLALLLLFTSACAAIKRPPATVASLTAESTTLATRDRTLRDSVIARLVRRAERRGDRHLDVLLLSGGGQNGAYGAGFLRGWQRRSEGAMPRFDLVSGISTGALQAPYALLGTRASLDTISALYARAATSIAPTFDWWFWIRRTGGLVNTGRFDRTLEQAIDGDFRTELREAFADDRQIIFGTTDFDLGIGQLWSLGDELDSSEVGLRRARTLLKAATAIPAIFPPVVVDGHVHADGGVVENVLPVLGLADYRRLGEALTARGLRDVTVRLWVVLNVWSHADPRVIAPSNRGQMDARSTTLLFYLHQPSTLEKLDYLARAVSAEVPGLRLEMRVTAIPSEQSVAPGADKLFNRSFMQRLDSLGFARAQSGNPWDVVPSAFVRPEAPRR; from the coding sequence ATGCGTCTCCTCCCCCTCGCTCTCCTCCTCCTCTTCACCAGCGCCTGCGCGGCCATCAAGCGTCCGCCGGCCACGGTCGCCTCGCTCACCGCCGAGTCGACCACGCTGGCCACGCGTGACCGCACACTGCGTGACTCGGTCATCGCGCGACTGGTGCGCCGGGCCGAACGACGCGGCGATCGCCACCTCGATGTGCTGCTGCTTTCGGGTGGTGGTCAGAACGGAGCTTATGGCGCGGGCTTTCTGCGAGGGTGGCAGCGGCGCAGTGAGGGCGCCATGCCGCGCTTCGACCTGGTGAGTGGCATCAGCACCGGCGCGCTGCAGGCGCCGTATGCGCTGCTGGGTACTCGCGCGTCGCTTGATACCATTTCAGCGCTGTACGCACGCGCGGCGACCAGCATTGCGCCCACCTTCGATTGGTGGTTCTGGATTCGGCGCACCGGCGGCCTGGTCAACACCGGTCGCTTCGATCGCACGCTGGAGCAGGCCATCGACGGAGATTTCCGCACGGAGCTGCGCGAAGCATTTGCCGATGATCGTCAGATCATCTTTGGCACTACGGACTTTGACCTGGGCATCGGGCAGCTCTGGAGTCTGGGTGATGAGCTCGACAGCAGTGAGGTCGGCCTGCGTCGGGCGCGCACGCTGCTCAAGGCGGCCACTGCCATTCCGGCCATCTTCCCGCCGGTGGTGGTGGACGGTCATGTGCACGCCGACGGCGGCGTGGTGGAGAACGTGCTGCCGGTGCTCGGCCTGGCCGACTATCGCCGCCTCGGTGAGGCCCTCACGGCGCGCGGACTGCGTGACGTGACCGTGCGATTGTGGGTGGTGCTCAATGTGTGGTCGCACGCCGACCCGCGAGTCATCGCGCCGTCCAATCGTGGACAGATGGATGCGCGCTCCACCACGCTGTTGTTCTACTTGCACCAACCCTCCACGCTCGAGAAGCTCGATTATCTCGCGCGCGCCGTCTCGGCGGAGGTGCCGGGACTTCGCCTCGAAATGCGCGTCACGGCCATCCCGTCTGAACAGTCGGTGGCGCCGGGCGCGGACAAGCTCTTCAACCGCAGTTTCATGCAGCGTCTGGACTCGCTGGGCTTTGCGCGCGCGCAGAGCGGCAATCCGTGGGATGTGGTGCCAAGCGCCTTCGTGCGACCGGAGGCACCGCGCCGGTGA